One genomic window of Candidatus Methylomirabilota bacterium includes the following:
- the smpB gene encoding SsrA-binding protein SmpB → MAADKVVATNRKAFHHYEVLETFEAGLVLRGTEVKSLRESQVNFKDCYAAVDNDEVWLIGCYISPYHHGSDANHDPERRRKLLLHRREIARLVGKVAERGLTLIPLRLYFKAGRAKIELGLARGKKLHDKRASLREREAKREMAKESRARQRA, encoded by the coding sequence ATGGCCGCTGACAAAGTCGTCGCCACCAACCGGAAGGCCTTTCACCACTACGAGGTCCTCGAGACGTTCGAGGCCGGGCTCGTGCTGCGGGGCACCGAGGTCAAGTCGCTGCGCGAGTCCCAGGTCAACTTCAAGGACTGCTATGCCGCCGTCGACAACGACGAGGTCTGGCTGATCGGCTGCTATATCAGTCCCTATCACCACGGCTCGGACGCCAACCACGACCCGGAGCGGCGGCGCAAGCTGCTCCTGCACCGCCGCGAGATCGCGCGGCTCGTGGGCAAGGTCGCCGAGCGCGGGTTGACCCTCATCCCACTTCGTCTATACTTCAAGGCAGGGCGCGCCAAGATCGAGCTGGGCCTGGCGCGCGGCAAGAAGCTCCACGACAAGCGCGCAAGCCTCCGCGAGCGCGAGGCGAAGCGCGAGATGGCCAAGGAATCACGGGCGCGGCAACGCGCCTGA